A section of the Microbulbifer pacificus genome encodes:
- a CDS encoding carbon-nitrogen hydrolase family protein, with the protein MIKKLFVTLVLCIAVLVALLYVPPSSRVREEPPVVLEPLNTPRPDAENLVSIQPYLTPDDYASAERLQRKLHEYLQRARDAGLLSAKSLVVFPEHIGTWLVAEGESFMVFSSRRTDTALFWSALGNLPQFARLLMEETATDPFAAALFKSKSAEMAGQYQQIFSGLAREFGVTLVAGSIVLPDPKIEDNRISLRPGPLYNNSFVFYADGGVAGPVRKNYPIDSEQPFIQPGDRDLPIFQTPLGRLAVLICADSWYPYSWQQIASADIVAVPSFSSPSGIWQKPWAGYNGAATPIDVDRQDIGRLSEGEAWLKYALAGRGGHIRAGINTFLRGDLWDLGDDGRTTAIINGEVMQGERRNGAIISSVWLP; encoded by the coding sequence ATGATAAAAAAACTGTTTGTTACTTTGGTTTTATGCATCGCAGTGCTGGTCGCGTTGCTCTATGTCCCGCCCTCAAGCCGCGTCCGTGAGGAACCGCCCGTTGTACTCGAGCCGCTCAATACCCCCCGTCCGGATGCTGAGAACCTGGTATCAATCCAGCCCTATTTAACACCGGATGACTACGCCAGTGCCGAACGGCTGCAGCGCAAGTTACACGAATATCTGCAGAGGGCGCGGGATGCGGGATTGCTGAGTGCGAAAAGCCTGGTGGTGTTTCCCGAGCATATTGGAACCTGGCTGGTTGCTGAAGGTGAAAGCTTTATGGTTTTCTCCAGTCGGCGCACAGATACCGCCCTGTTCTGGTCGGCACTGGGAAACCTGCCGCAATTTGCCCGGCTGCTGATGGAGGAAACTGCCACCGACCCGTTTGCTGCAGCGCTGTTCAAATCCAAATCTGCGGAGATGGCAGGGCAGTACCAGCAGATTTTTTCCGGGCTAGCGCGGGAATTCGGTGTGACATTGGTGGCCGGATCCATTGTGCTTCCAGATCCGAAAATCGAAGACAACCGAATTTCCCTGAGGCCGGGACCACTGTACAACAATAGCTTTGTTTTCTATGCCGACGGTGGTGTCGCGGGGCCGGTACGTAAAAATTATCCGATCGATAGTGAACAGCCTTTTATCCAGCCGGGCGACAGGGATTTACCCATTTTCCAAACGCCGCTTGGTCGTCTTGCCGTACTGATCTGTGCTGATAGCTGGTATCCATATAGCTGGCAGCAGATTGCATCGGCAGACATTGTGGCGGTACCGTCTTTTTCTTCGCCCAGTGGCATCTGGCAAAAACCCTGGGCAGGTTATAACGGCGCGGCAACACCGATAGACGTAGATCGTCAGGACATCGGGCGGTTAAGTGAGGGTGAAGCCTGGCTCAAGTACGCGCTGGCAGGGCGTGGCGGCCATATACGCGCGGGTATAAATACTTTTCTACGCGGTGATCTCTGGGACCTGGGAGATGATGGCCGTACCACGGCCATCATCAATGGTGAGGTCATGCAGGGGGAGCGTCGGAATGGTGCGATCATTTCCAGTGTCTGGTTACCGTGA
- a CDS encoding Mut7-C RNAse domain-containing protein, with translation MPTLTFRIYRELNDFLPKPFRQRSFTRKFVTLSTIKDAIENLGIPHTEVDLILVNGQSVDFSWRPQDGDRVSVYPMFESLDISGITRLRPKPLRESRFILDCHLGRLARYLRMLGFDCLYYGHCSDERLVAISLDQQRILLTRDLGLLKRKALTHAYYVRATRPQNQIEEIVARLQLQNSFRPFSRCTFCNAPLVKVDKQAVWSKIPENSRRCFNDFAYCNVCGRVYWKGSHFERMQRLISKLRDS, from the coding sequence ATGCCAACACTGACATTCCGCATTTATCGCGAACTAAATGACTTTCTACCGAAGCCGTTCAGACAACGAAGCTTTACCCGGAAATTTGTCACTCTCAGCACCATAAAGGATGCGATCGAAAATCTCGGCATACCACATACGGAAGTGGATTTGATTCTGGTGAATGGCCAGTCAGTAGATTTTAGCTGGCGACCACAGGACGGCGACCGTGTCAGTGTATATCCAATGTTTGAATCACTGGATATCTCCGGCATCACACGGCTGCGCCCCAAACCCCTGCGCGAATCGCGCTTCATCCTCGATTGCCATCTCGGGCGCCTGGCACGTTACCTGCGGATGCTCGGTTTTGACTGCCTGTATTATGGACATTGCAGCGATGAACGCCTGGTAGCGATTTCCCTGGATCAGCAGCGGATTCTGCTTACTCGCGATCTGGGGCTGCTGAAACGAAAAGCGCTGACGCACGCTTATTATGTGCGCGCTACACGGCCTCAAAACCAGATCGAAGAAATCGTTGCTCGATTGCAGCTTCAGAACAGCTTCCGACCTTTTTCACGCTGCACGTTCTGCAACGCTCCCTTGGTAAAAGTAGATAAGCAGGCCGTGTGGTCAAAAATTCCCGAAAACAGCCGACGTTGTTTTAATGACTTTGCCTACTGCAATGTTTGCGGCCGCGTGTACTGGAAAGGCAGTCACTTCGAGCGTATGCAGCGACTGATAAGCAAGCTGAGAGATAGCTAG